From Girardinichthys multiradiatus isolate DD_20200921_A chromosome 19, DD_fGirMul_XY1, whole genome shotgun sequence:
GATGAGATGAGCACAGATTGTTCCATTGACAGCTTTATCTGCTCAATCTGAGATCATTTATTTTGTCCACTGCATTCCATCACAAGTGATAATGTAGACGGATGCACCACACAACACCGCCTGCTGCGATTATGTTTCCTGCCTGAGAGTCACCCGATCTGATTCGGAAAAGAAAGAAACCTGACGTCTTTTCAACATTGTCTTCAAccgcttttcttttttcacttgATTAGAGTCACTCCTAGCTCACATCCTGTAGTGCAGGTACCTACCTGACCTCAATCCAGTGACAGCCGCCTGTCctttgctgtttctgtttcCACAGGGTTCGGGTAAGAAAGTGCCCCCTACTGCTCAGTTGTTGAGGGTGAAGCAGCCAGGGTCCCACTCAGCTGTGAAGAGAGAAAAGAGGTTCAGCACCTCCTCCTTCCCCCTCAGTGCTAACAGAGAGCTGCAGAAACTTCCAGCTCTTGCAGGTATGTTCAGTTTAATGTGCAGTCTATCTAAAATGTGTTGTGGTGTTTTATATTCAAAGTTACACGTTTCTACTTTTGCTTCATCAGTTTTACCCAGTATACAAAAATAACAGCTGAAAAATATCAGATATTGTTTGAAGACTGCATTTTTGATCAATATAGCTAAAAATGTTGTGTCATATTAAGAATTCATAGCCTCGGTGGATCTTCATTCCCACCTTTTAAACCTCCAGATCCTTGCTTGCTACATTATTGATAGCTATGCAGGCTGCCCATCCACCTGCTCTCTAATGCAGATGATGTCCAATTAACTGCATTACCTGCCTTACCTGGAAGTAACGGATATTACACCACAATGCAACCAGTCAGTTCTTTCATAAAAGGCTGACTCACTCAATCAACAGGAGACCTAAAGATGGTAGAGAAATCTGGGCCATCCAATAATAACTTTAATCCAAGCAGGAAAAGCGATCTCCTTCTGTAGCCTCAGGCTCCCCATATAAACAATCTTTGCATAAACTCCTGTTATCTAACCCAGACACAGACAAGTTCATTAATCAAAAGAATGTTGATCAGGTTGACAAAATCACATCAAAACAGGCAAGCAAGTTAAAGGCAGCAGTGGTTTTTCACCTAACCATACCAGCTGACTTAAATGTTACATAAGGGCGAATCTAAGAAGAGACGGCAAGGCTGAGGTTTGAAGATTTGCATCAATCTTTCATGACTTCTTTGTGTACACTCAGCATTACAAACAGCATCTAGCCTAAGTGATTTCCTGTAACCGATACACATCATTGCTCTGTTCAGATACCTGGATAAGCTGCATCTCCCATGCAGGTGTTCACCACAAAGGGCTTGCAAGGTTAAGGAAGCAATGTGGTACTCCTTACAGTCCAAGGTCTTCTGCAGTGTTGGCTCACTTACTAATATTAAGGTGTCTTGTCAGCTACGGGCTTTTAGTGTGTTTATAGTGTATTTAATTTTATAGCATCtccagtggaaaaaacaacagGCTCTATCTATTTGAAGATGATTCACAAGAGTGAGTTCAGCTTGTTCTACAGTATCTAGGATCTCCACGTAACTTGAATCAACACTTATTTATAAAGCAATTTACAACATCCATAAGGTAACCAAAATGCATTatggcaaaaataaaactgaaataaacacacacaaacaaaaagaatacaATAAACGCAGATAAAAACGACTAAAAACATGTGAGAACATGGAAGACACATAAACAGCTCATAATAGCAATGTTCAAGTGTCGGAGCAGCACAGTGCTGCTATGTATTAAAagccaatttaaataaattaattgagGGGTGACTAATTCCACATTCTGGGAGCAGCAACAGCAAAAGAACCATCACCATCCTGCTTGGGCCTTGACCTTTGTACTTCTCAGGTGCATTCATTTCAAGACCTAAGTGCCctcttgtgtttgtgtgtgatagCAGTGTAATAACGTGGGTTGGCGTCTCTCTCACTGGAAAAACAAGCTTGGTTATCATCAGAGGTCTAAGATTTATTCCCCAAAATTATTAAGCACCAAAGAAAGAATCGATCAAATATAAATTTCGTTTCAAACGTAAGAGTGCAACTCTTTGTTTGGCTGCGCAACTTAGTACTTTTACCCACTTATtcattattaacaaaaataaataaattaaccaaACCTTTAATCAGTTCTCTCCTATACACAGTTTGAAATGCTTTAATAAATTGATCAAATCAAATGGCTGACTGCGCCTTCATCATTTTTGTGCACTGTTTCAACCCTAACCGTGACTTGGCAGCTTCATgctgttgctgcagatttgacTACTTTTTAGATGGCCATTTTCTGTTGTAGGTTGAGAATGTAGTGTGTGATGAAAAGACCTAAAATCATACCTGATCAGCTCTTAGCAGCAGTGTTAATCCTTTCAGAAGCCGGAGTGTCCTCCTCAGTGGTCGGTCAGAGATAAAGAACAGTGTGACATAAGGATTTTCCTGCTCCAGGTGCTTTATTTTACAAGTTAAAAGAGCATCCCTGCAAAGCTTTCTGTGGTCGCTTTGAATTTAGATTATTGAGCCATATTCAGCCTGATTCCTCATCTGTTAATAAACAATGGAAAATATTGACATGATCGCAGGAATAAATGATCTTTCAAATGCACCAGCTGAAGCCACGGTTCAGGCTTCATCTGAATAAAGGAGCAGCCACAAACATTGCAACAAGTATGCATGATTAAATATGTCCGAGCTTCAAAAGGACATGTCCGAAGGTGTTGGATTATTATAACAgataaaatggaagaaaatttGCTGAACCGCTAACCAGTTGCTTCAAATATGCCCTTCACCACATACCATAACAGGCCGCTTTGCTGCAGCTGTCAGACATTTATCTTGCATCACagttttctgcacagacataTATAGGCCAAACAGCAGAACTGTCTTTGGTCCTTTTCTGCAATGTGTTTGCTTTCATAGTCCATCATAGCTCCAAACATATGATACATGTGTGACGCAATAACCGTATAGATCATCAAAATacagaaatttaaaaatgttgattgTCGAATTGAAAGTGTTGTTGTCCAAGAAATTTGTATTAATATTACACCTCTCAGTggaactggaacaaaaacaacccCTTCTGTTTAGCATTTGTCTGTTTATTAAATCCGGTCTCCTCGAGGTTCATGAATCGAATCCTGTCAGCAGAACAACCATGCAAATTTGATGAAGAGGATTAAACAGTGTTCTCTGCCAGGTGTCAGTAAAACATTCAATGATTATGTTTAGTTTCCAAGAACTTCTTGCTCAAATTGTTTTGCCTTTGCTGCCACCTGCTGGCTGAAAATAGAAAGTCTGTTGCTGCCCTCTCCTTTTGTAAAACCTGTCGGCATTTCCTTTTactgatttttaaaattgttgtgaaaatgtttctaaatGTATACAGCACTTAATTGtgttattaaaagaaaacaatacattgttttacaaattaaaatctgaaaactgaaatatGCTTTAAGACCCCTCCCTACTCTGCTACCCCTAAGTTAAATCCATTGCtgccagttgccttcagaagtcatctaattagtaaacagagccAAATTGTGTGTTATTTAATCTAAGctttaaatgcagctgttctctgaaggccacagacatttgtcagagaacaataatgaacaaacatcattaacAAGGACACAGGTTGGGGAGGAAGTTGTGGAGAGGGGAAAGaggggttaggttctaaaacaacatcccaagctgtgagtatctcccagagctctgttcagtccatcagctgaaaataaaaagagtatAGCACAATCTTCCAAAAGGTGGCCATCCATGTAACCTGACAAGCTGTGCAAGAAGAGCAGTAATCAGAGAAGCTGCCAAAAGCCCcataactctgggggagctgcagagatccacagcacaTTAAACAGGTAAAAGCTATGCTCTGGTCTTACGAGAccaatattgaactttttggcaaaGTGCAATGTTGTGGAGAAAActagcactgcacatcactttGAACACACAGTGAACACACAGTGTGCACgcctttttatttatagagaAACGTGAAAACTATGTGTCATTTTCCTTAAACTTCACTTTTacgtgctactttgtgttagtctgtcacataaaacctcccaaaaataaaataaaatttgtagttgcaatgggacaaaatgtgaaaataattaaaGGAGTGTAAATACCTTG
This genomic window contains:
- the LOC124855585 gene encoding serine/threonine-protein phosphatase 2A 56 kDa regulatory subunit delta isoform-like, whose amino-acid sequence is MPHKSRKEKESSKSGKSKQPGSKNGPAGDQDGSGKKVPPTAQLLRVKQPGSHSAVKREKRFSTSSFPLSANRELQKLPALAEFIASVDLHSHLLNLQILACYIIDSYAGCPSTCSLMQMMSN